The following coding sequences lie in one Isoptericola variabilis 225 genomic window:
- a CDS encoding sugar ABC transporter ATP-binding protein, producing the protein MTIAGTARFENVVADDVVLRAEAITKVYGGTHALRGVDFSVRAGAVTALFGENGAGKSTLMKIIAGVEQPTTGSLTLNGRPVTFHSAVDAVDHGVAIIHQELSLCPNLSVTDNIFMGREIVRRGPFVDTARQRRIVAGLLERLEEPIDPRQDVGDLRLGQQQIVEIARAISLDARVLIMDEPTSALSSAEVHVLFKVIRELTASGVAVVYISHHLDEALEIADDVVVLRDGSLVATASAADVDLPWVVANMVGRNPDDLFPPMGAPRGRPLLEVRDLTVADPSNPSRLAVEDFDLTVHAGEVVSIYGLMGAGRTELLETLAGRLAPQSGTVLVDGRDVTHETIAGRIALGLALVPEDRQRDGLVQPMSVGENMSLASIGRFLRGPFLAHRDERSAVRDAIKDVTVKASSPAAAIGSLSGGNQQKVVIAKMLLTRPDVLLLDEPTRGIDVGAKADIFALMAEQARQGRAVLFATSELSEALHAADRVLVMNRGRLVQEFDPATTTQEDLMAASDDATPSGADRTHDLTSTTHDLNGASA; encoded by the coding sequence GAACGTGGTTGCCGACGACGTGGTCCTGCGCGCCGAGGCCATCACCAAGGTGTACGGCGGCACGCACGCCTTGCGCGGAGTGGACTTCTCCGTGCGGGCCGGAGCCGTGACAGCCCTGTTCGGGGAGAACGGCGCGGGCAAGTCGACGCTCATGAAGATCATCGCCGGGGTCGAGCAGCCGACCACCGGGTCGCTGACGCTGAACGGGCGCCCCGTCACGTTCCACAGCGCGGTGGACGCCGTCGACCACGGCGTGGCGATCATCCACCAGGAGCTGAGCCTGTGCCCGAACCTCTCGGTCACGGACAACATCTTCATGGGGCGCGAGATCGTCCGTCGGGGGCCCTTCGTCGACACGGCCCGCCAGCGGCGGATCGTCGCCGGGCTCCTCGAGCGGCTCGAGGAGCCGATCGACCCACGTCAGGATGTCGGCGACCTGCGCCTCGGCCAGCAGCAGATCGTCGAGATCGCGCGAGCGATCTCGCTCGACGCGCGCGTCCTCATCATGGACGAGCCGACCTCCGCACTGTCGAGCGCCGAGGTGCACGTGCTGTTCAAGGTCATCCGCGAGCTGACAGCCAGCGGTGTCGCCGTCGTCTACATCTCCCACCACCTCGACGAGGCGCTCGAGATCGCCGACGACGTGGTCGTGCTGCGTGACGGATCGCTCGTGGCGACCGCGTCGGCGGCCGACGTCGACCTGCCCTGGGTCGTGGCCAACATGGTCGGGCGCAACCCCGACGACCTCTTCCCGCCGATGGGCGCGCCGCGCGGCCGGCCGCTCCTCGAGGTTCGCGACCTCACGGTTGCCGACCCTAGCAACCCGAGCCGGCTCGCGGTCGAGGACTTCGACCTGACGGTCCATGCCGGCGAGGTGGTGTCGATCTACGGGCTCATGGGAGCAGGCCGGACGGAGCTCCTCGAGACCCTCGCCGGACGCTTGGCGCCGCAGTCGGGCACGGTGCTCGTCGACGGTCGCGACGTCACCCACGAGACGATCGCCGGCCGCATCGCACTCGGACTCGCGCTGGTGCCCGAGGACCGTCAGCGCGACGGACTCGTCCAGCCGATGTCGGTGGGCGAGAACATGTCCCTCGCGTCGATCGGCCGCTTCCTGCGAGGGCCCTTCCTCGCGCACCGCGACGAGCGCAGCGCCGTCCGCGACGCGATCAAGGACGTCACGGTCAAGGCCTCGAGCCCCGCAGCGGCGATCGGGTCGCTGTCGGGCGGCAACCAGCAGAAGGTCGTCATCGCCAAGATGCTGCTCACCCGGCCGGACGTCCTTCTGCTCGACGAACCGACGCGCGGCATCGACGTCGGGGCCAAGGCCGACATCTTCGCGCTGATGGCCGAGCAGGCGCGCCAGGGCCGTGCGGTCCTGTTCGCGACCTCGGAGCTGAGCGAGGCCCTGCACGCCGCCGATCGGGTCCTGGTGATGAACCGCGGCCGGCTCGTGCAGGAGTTCGACCCGGCGACCACCACGCAGGAGGACCTCATGGCGGCCTCCGACGACGCCACCCCGAGCGGTGCTGACCGAACGCACGACCTGACGTCCACGACGCACGACCTGAACGGAGCCTCGGCATGA